A region of the Drosophila subpulchrella strain 33 F10 #4 breed RU33 chromosome 3L, RU_Dsub_v1.1 Primary Assembly, whole genome shotgun sequence genome:
GTCTTATATGGATTCCAATCTTTTGGAATAGCGCCCTCGGCACCCAATGCAATGTAAAGTATTACTACAAgaaatttcatttcttttgtttCGAATAACTGGatcaataatttttaaaaagtttgtgcCTGCCTACTtggcaaaaatatttttaagcaaaATGACAATTCATTGTTGTAACATATAGAtatcatgtttttttttaatttatagaaACTTAAAGTTAATCGTAAATCCATTTTTAGGTTAATTATCGAGAGGTAGATccaaaattatataaatatcaatatttttGGCAACCCCGAATTATTTATGCAATGCCTAGTGCAGAAAGTAAAATATAAGTGTTTCGTCATTTTATTCCAAATACATAAACAAACTTGCTTGATATTCTTAGTCATTTTGGTCATTTGATCTTATACATAGTCCGAGCAAAGAAAGCGGAATTAAATATCCATATTCCGAGATCTTATTACTTCCGTTCGAGTCAAGATTACTTTTAAGTCCGGCGCAAGATAGAGAACAAGCCTCGCAAGATTCGATGTTTTTATCGAAGATTTGCCTACCGATTAGCATTGAACAACCCACTTCCGGTGACCAAAAGCAGCAGTAATTTTCTATATGACCTATTCTTGGATATAAGCGATACTAACCGATATTTAATTTGCAATTCGAGACTCACGATTAACCATGAATTTCTTTGGTACACATTCTGAATGATTTTGTTTAGCTCCAGAACTATTTTCAACGACTCCCCAATCTTGGTAATCGCAAAAGAATCCAGGAGTGCCATGCACGTTTATTATATGGGAACAATTTTTACAAATAGGAAACTGTAAATGGCCATGAgctgtgcaaaaaaaaaaaaataaatacatataaaaattaaatatttcaatcaTTTACCTAAAGAGTAACTGTCTCTATTCTCTTTTTTATATCTCTGGTCTAATGGGGTGGTACCTTCGAGAAGTAAAGAAATTAATAGGATTCCTAAcaataaattcattttattaattttttttcaatttttgacTTCTTGCCCTCTACCTACTTGataaacttacaaaaattatGATTTTTAGTTTTGTGTTTACTTTATCATGTAAAACATCATAGTATGCCAAGactttattcaaattaaaaaaacagcagttaaaaaaaattaataaatatcaTTGATGCATAAAGAGGCCAATAAATTCCAAGAATCCGTATTATCTTTTTGTTGAGGGTATTCTTTTGGGAAACATCTTACAATTTTGTTAAACTTGTTGATTTGCATCATTGCGCTGTTGCCTTCTAAGAATATAATATGATGTTACAAtgtaaagaaaataaatggtTGTCACTATTAAAAGAGATCTACGATTAAAATCAACGGGCCTCAGTGTTTTTTAAGATATTACCGCAAATTAGGACTACAAATATCCACAATACAATACTGTACGTGAGACTATAATTTGCATAGGTATTTGTTCCCAAAGCGCAGGATACCGAGGTATAAATAATCACGTATATCAG
Encoded here:
- the LOC119552944 gene encoding uncharacterized protein LOC119552944 isoform X1; this encodes MWRAQKFCCCISFQIGCAIISFVTFCLCIVHLVEFFRVEEIGVAYDASGTTPLDQRYKKENRDSYSLAHGHLQFPICKNCSHIINVHGTPGFFCDYQDWGVVENSSGAKQNHSECVPKKFMVNRHIENYCCFWSPEVGCSMLIGRQIFDKNIESCEACSLSCAGLKSNLDSNGSNKISEYGYLIPLSLLGLCIRSNDQND